From Actinomycetota bacterium, a single genomic window includes:
- the purE gene encoding 5-(carboxyamino)imidazole ribonucleotide mutase, which yields MPEDDAGVPGPAPLVAIVMGSASDMGVMDDCAKQLDEFDVPYEMTVASAHRQPAKVHEWASGLEARGVKVVIAAAGKAAHLAGVVAAFTALPVVSVPIKTSDLGGLDSLLSMVQMPGGVPVACVAINGARNAAILATQMLGTSMPEYRERVSELKRQMAEG from the coding sequence ATGCCCGAGGATGATGCCGGTGTCCCCGGCCCCGCACCGCTCGTCGCGATCGTGATGGGCTCGGCGTCCGACATGGGCGTCATGGACGACTGCGCCAAGCAGCTCGACGAGTTCGACGTGCCGTATGAGATGACGGTGGCGTCGGCGCACCGGCAGCCCGCGAAGGTGCACGAGTGGGCGAGCGGGCTCGAGGCGCGCGGCGTGAAGGTCGTCATCGCCGCCGCCGGCAAGGCGGCGCACCTTGCAGGTGTGGTCGCCGCGTTCACCGCGTTGCCCGTGGTCTCGGTGCCGATCAAGACGTCGGACCTCGGCGGACTCGACTCGCTGCTGTCGATGGTGCAGATGCCCGGTGGCGTGCCGGTGGCGTGCGTGGCCATCAACGGCGCGCGCAACGCGGCCATCCTCGCCACGCAGATGCTCGGCACGTCGATGCCCGAGTACCGGGAGCGCGTCAGCGAGCTCAAGCGGCAGATGGCCGAGGGGTAG